A window of Periplaneta americana isolate PAMFEO1 chromosome 7, P.americana_PAMFEO1_priV1, whole genome shotgun sequence contains these coding sequences:
- the LOC138702714 gene encoding myb/SANT-like DNA-binding domain-containing protein 3: protein MNIIENKKTDAVWSKEKEKAWSDIAVDFNRCSSEGKRTATQLKTAYENYKRRIKKAAADNKAELHKTGGGSFKRKLDVDGERLIAKLHHNFTPLCNPCDSDGQYQVIEDVDADSVSYIESVETYFDGPLPVMSVEEVQMESHEEVIAHETVLSPSQSPSVNIPEAIPTAGLQQQMQITTTSRPIARKHKRNRMEDYTSSKVDFNDLRCRLLLEKHSMEMKILRTNLEVARVELEIKKAILANEFKN, encoded by the exons ATGAACATAATCGAAAACAAAAAAACGGATGCAGTTTggtcaaaagaaaaagaaaaggcgtGGTCAGACATTGCTGTCGATTTTAATAGGTGTTCGTCTGAGGGCAAAAGGACTGCTACCCAGTTAAAAACTGCATACGAGAATtacaaaagaagaataaaaaaggcAGCAGCAGATAATAAG GCTGAGTTGCACAAAACAGGCGGGGGATCATTCAAGAGGAAGTTAGATGTAGATGGGGAGCGGCTTATAGCCAAACTCCATCACAACTTCACACCTCTTTGTAATCCGTGCGACAGCGATGGCCAGTACCAGGTCATTGAAGACGTAGACGCTGATTCTGTTTCCTATATTGAATCAGTGGAAACGTATTTTGATGGTCCTCTGCCTGTCATGAGTGTTGAAGAGGTACAGATGGAATCTCATGAAGAGGTGATAGCTCATGAGACTGTTCTATCACCTTCGCAGTCTCCGTCTGTAAATATACCAGAAGCAATTCCAACAGCAGGCCTTCAACAACAGATGCAGATTACaacaacaagtaggcctattgcacgaaaacacaagagAAACAGGATGGAAGACTACACAAGTAGTAAAGTGGACTTTAATGATTTAAGGTGCCGCCTTCTGTTGGAGAAACACAGCATGgagatgaaaatattgagaacaaaCCTTGAGGTTGCGAGAGtggaattagaaataaaaaaagctattttggctaatgaatttaaaaattaa